In the genome of Vallitalea longa, the window AATTATTCATTCAAAATTTGATAAATTCCTTTATAATGGAAATAAGTTGAAGCAAGAATATATAAAGGGTAATAAAGATATAGCTGAACAAACTAAGTATAGAATATATGATGAGAATAACAATTTCATCGGCATATATAGGACAGTGATCGTAGACGAAAGTATGATTCTGAAGCCGGTTAAATTGTTCTTGTAAGGAGACTGTCAGATGGAATATATAAAAGGCACAAAAGAATTTACATCTTCTCCTTGTGTTGTAGTCCTAGGTAATTTTGATGGAATACATATCGGTCATAGAAAACTAATATGTAAGGCCCTTCAGCTATCAAGAGAACTTGGTTTGAAATCATTGGTTTTGACATTTGATCCACATCCAAGTTTTGTATTAGCAAACAAGGAACCTGTTGACCTTATATATCTACGCTGTGAAAAAGAACGAATCCTAAAAGACATAGATGTATTCGTTGAATATCCCTATGATCTTAACACAGCAAAGATGACCCCAGAGAATTTTGTTGAAAAAGTTATAGCTGGGCAACTGAATGCTAAATATGTTGTAGTCGGTAAAGATTACAGATTTGGACACAAACGAAAAGGAGATATTGGATTATTAGAAAAACTATCTTCTATATATGATTATAAACTAGTTACAATCGATAAAATTGAATACAATGGTAATATCGTAAGCAGTACATGGATCAGAAAAGAAATAAAAGAAGGTAATATCAGTCTTGCTAATGAACTATTGGGTGCCAATTTTAGTATAAAGGGAAAAGTTGTAGAAGGTAAAAAGAATGGAAAGAGATTTTTGTACCCTACAGCTAACATAATACCCCATAGATACAAGATATTACCACCTAACGGGGTATATTATTCCCATATCTACGTGAATAATCAAAAATATCATAGTATTACTAATATTGGTATTAACCCAACATTGAATGGTCAACAAAAAGTTGTAGAAACACATATATTAGATTTTGATGAAGACATATATGGAGAAACTGTAATTGTTGAACTTATAGAATTCATTAGAAAAGAAAAGAAATTTAATTCTATAGATGAATTAAAACAAGAAATAACTAACAATATTAATTATGTTACAGAATTAATCCGCAAACACGAGGATTAAAATTAATTAAAGAAATAATTAGTAAATTGTATTATTTTTAGTAAAAATGTTAAAAATATACTAAGTATAGAGATTATAATGTATAGTTGTTAATATAGATATTCTTGGACAAAAAAAATAATGAAATACCATACAAAATAATTTGTTTACAAAAATATCTATTTATGATAAAATTTATTGATGGAAGCCATTGCTCAGATACTTGGGAAACTCCGACCCTTTCTTAGCAATCGGTGTTATCTAAAATTATGGAGGTAAGAAATAATGGAAAAGACTAAACAAGAAATTATCGCAGAATTTGGAAGAAATGCTACTGACACTGGTTCACCAGAAGTTCAGATTGCATTACTAACTGCAAGAATCAATCACTTAACTGAGCATTTGAAAATGCACAAGAAAGACCATCACTCAAGAAGAGGATTACTTATGATGGTAGGTCAAAGAAGAGGTTTATTACAATATCTTAAGAACAAAGATATTGAAGGATATCGTGTCTTAATCAAGAAATTAGGATTAAGAAGATAGTTGAATTCTTATTTGATTACAACCTAGAAACCTGTTTTTAGGTTATTAAAAGAGCGGAGAAATCCGCTCTATAATTTTAAATTATGAATATGAGTTATTGACACTTGTCTTTAGTACTAGCATAGTTAACCTTTAGTCATTAGTTTTTGTTTTTAATAGATAAGCATTTGAAGATGAAAACTAACGACTAAGGACCTAGACTAAAGACAACCAAAATTATTTGAAGGGAGATTGTTAAATGTCTAGAGTATATTCATTAGAATTAGCAGGTAGGACACTATCTGTTGAAATTGGCAAAGTTGCCGAACAAGCTAATGGAGCTGCATTATTAAGATATGGTAATACTGTTGTATTAACCACTGCTACAGCTTCAGAAAAACCACGTGAAGGAATTGATTTTTTCCCATTAAGCGTTGATTACCAAGAACGTCTATATTCAGTAGGAAAAATACCAGGTGGTTTCATTAAGAGAGAGGGAAAACCTACAGAAAATGCTGTACTGACTTCAAGAGTAATTGATAGACCTATCAGACCATTATTCCCAAAAGATTACAGAAATGACTGTGCTATCGTTAATACAGTACTATCTGTTGACCAAGATTGTCAACCTGAATTACTTGCCATGATTGGATCATCTATAGCATTATCAATATCAGATATACCATTCCAAGGACCTACAAGTTCTATTATGGTTGGATATGTAGATGGAGAATTTGTTATTAATCCTACAGCCGACCAAAGAGAAAAATCCAAATTAGCTTTAACAGTTGCATCTACTAGTGAAAAAGTTGTTATGATTGAAGCTGGTGCTGACGAAATACCAGAAGAGACTATGGTACAAGCAATATTTAAAGCTCATGAAGAAAATCAAAAAGTTGTAGAATGGATTAATGAAATAGTTGAAAAAGAAGGAAAAGAAAAGGCCGGTTACGAACAATCAATTGTTCCAGAAGAAGTATACGAAGCAATCGTTGACTATGTAGGCGATGAAAGAATGGAAACTGCTGTATTCACTGATGTAAAACAAGAAAGACAAGAGAGAATATCAGCAATTACAGATGAACTTACTGAGAAATTCCAGGAAGAACATGAAGACTGGTTAGAATATATAGGCGAAGCAATATACAAATACCAAAAACAAACTGTAAGAAGAATGATTTTAAAAGACCACAAAAGACCAGACGGTCGTGCTCTCGACGAAATCAGGAAATTGAAGTCTGAAGTAGACTTATTACCTAATACACATGGTTCAGCATTATTCAGCCGTGGACAAACTCAAGTTCTTACAATAACAACATTAGGTCCACTAGGAGAAGTTCAAGTACTTGA includes:
- the rpsO gene encoding 30S ribosomal protein S15, with amino-acid sequence MEKTKQEIIAEFGRNATDTGSPEVQIALLTARINHLTEHLKMHKKDHHSRRGLLMMVGQRRGLLQYLKNKDIEGYRVLIKKLGLRR
- a CDS encoding polyribonucleotide nucleotidyltransferase, with translation MSRVYSLELAGRTLSVEIGKVAEQANGAALLRYGNTVVLTTATASEKPREGIDFFPLSVDYQERLYSVGKIPGGFIKREGKPTENAVLTSRVIDRPIRPLFPKDYRNDCAIVNTVLSVDQDCQPELLAMIGSSIALSISDIPFQGPTSSIMVGYVDGEFVINPTADQREKSKLALTVASTSEKVVMIEAGADEIPEETMVQAIFKAHEENQKVVEWINEIVEKEGKEKAGYEQSIVPEEVYEAIVDYVGDERMETAVFTDVKQERQERISAITDELTEKFQEEHEDWLEYIGEAIYKYQKQTVRRMILKDHKRPDGRALDEIRKLKSEVDLLPNTHGSALFSRGQTQVLTITTLGPLGEVQVLDGLDELETSKRYIHHYNFPSYSVGETRPSRGPGRREIGHGALAERALLPVIPSEEEFPYAIRLVSEVLSSNGSTSQGSICASTLSLMASGVPIKAPVAGISVGLVTGETDDDYVMLTDIQGLEDFFGDMDFKVAGTQKGITAIQMDIKIHGLTNEIIEKAIYQTRRARLFILDEVMLKTIDEPRKELSDMAPKIFQTKIDPEKISEVIGPRGKTINKIIDETGVKIDIEDDGRIFICGVDSKATDKALKIIESIAKDIEVGKIYTGKVARITKFGAFVEIAPGKDGLVHISKLAHERVAKVEDVVSIGDEILVKVTEIDRQGRINLSRKDALPKEK
- a CDS encoding bifunctional riboflavin kinase/FAD synthetase; translation: MEYIKGTKEFTSSPCVVVLGNFDGIHIGHRKLICKALQLSRELGLKSLVLTFDPHPSFVLANKEPVDLIYLRCEKERILKDIDVFVEYPYDLNTAKMTPENFVEKVIAGQLNAKYVVVGKDYRFGHKRKGDIGLLEKLSSIYDYKLVTIDKIEYNGNIVSSTWIRKEIKEGNISLANELLGANFSIKGKVVEGKKNGKRFLYPTANIIPHRYKILPPNGVYYSHIYVNNQKYHSITNIGINPTLNGQQKVVETHILDFDEDIYGETVIVELIEFIRKEKKFNSIDELKQEITNNINYVTELIRKHED